In Deltaproteobacteria bacterium, the sequence CCGGTCGCGCTGGTGCCGCTGGCGTTTCGCGTGGGTGACGCTCCGTGGTCGGACGCGGCAATCGGCGACCTCAACGGCGACGCGCGTCCCGACGTCGCGGTGGCGTTCGACGGGACGGACGGAATCGACGTGTACCTCGGTACGGCGTCGGGCCTGTTCAACAAGTTTCACGTCGATACGGCGGGGCCGCCGTTCGCCCTGCGGACCGGCGATTTCGACGGAGACCTGGTCGGAGACCTGGCGTTCGCCATCAGCGGACTCGGCGCCGCGCCCGACGAGGTCGCGGTCGCGTTCGGGAGCCCGGCCGGCGGACCCGAGCCGCCGATCGTGATGGGGCAACTCGACTTCGTGCGCATCCTCGAGCCGATGTCGTCGGTCGTCGATCTGGAGTCGGTCGACGCCATCGCCGATCTGCTCGTGCTGTCCGATGAGTTCCCCGACCGCGACGCGGTATCGATCGCGATTCTCACGGGCAACTCGGGACGCCGGATGCTCGCGCCCTTCACTTTGCAGTACGAGGACGAAAACGGCGATCAGTTCGACGTGCCGTCGCGGCTCGCGGTGGGAGACTTCGTGCCGCTCCGGGACGCGGCCGGCGACGATCACCTCGACATCATCACCGTCGCCCAGCCGCAGCGCAATCTCGACGGGACGAGCGAGGTTCCCGAGCCGGAGCCCGCCGACCGCGTGTTCCACATGTGGAGGGTCCCGAGCGACGGACCGGGCGCGGCGCTCAACGCGCTCAACGCGAGCTTCACGGAACTGCCGGCCGGGGCGGAGTTCGAGGCGCGGTGCGGAGAGTGGACGCCGGCGGATCTCGACGGCGACGGCTTCCACGAGATCGTCGGCCTCGACGGTTCGTGGAGCTGCTACGGTGGTGTGGACTCGCCGCCGCCGAGCATCGTCGTGGCCGACGTCGCTGGCGATCTCGGCGTCACCCGGTTCGGTCTCGATGTGCCATATCGCGCGCCGGACAAGCTCGCGGCGGCCGATCTCGACGCGGACGGCGACGACGACCTGCTCGTGCTGTTTCGCGGGCAGGCGCGGCCGTCCGCGGGCGGGAACACATCTGACCCGGCGGAGGGGGCCGCGATCGTCGTGTGGTGGAACGACGGCGGCGAGCTGCAGCTCGCGTCGGAGTCGTCGTTCGTCGTCCCCGGCGCCCATCTGTTGTTCGACGTGGCGCCCGCCCGCCTGTCCGGCGACGACGACATTCCAGAACTCGTCGTGCTCACGGACGCCGGGCTGTTTGCCGCGTCGCTCGATCCCGACACGGCGACGTACCAGGACCTGCACCGCCTCGTGGGCGAACCCGCCGAGGGGCGGCTCGCGGTCGGCGACGTCGACGGAGACGGCCTCGACGACGTCGCGTTCACGGACGGGACCGGCGACGTTCACGTCTACCTGGGCCGTGCCGCGCCACCGCTCGGGGGTGTCGTCGGCGATGCGGTCGCTGTGCCGGATCAAGGA encodes:
- a CDS encoding VCBS repeat-containing protein, whose protein sequence is RDGLDLLVGARGPTGPTLLVAYNNGAGVLDAFARSESAFDRLTPALPLAAADLNGDGKADYVSGDAVWITDYGLPAVPGPPVALVPLAFRVGDAPWSDAAIGDLNGDARPDVAVAFDGTDGIDVYLGTASGLFNKFHVDTAGPPFALRTGDFDGDLVGDLAFAISGLGAAPDEVAVAFGSPAGGPEPPIVMGQLDFVRILEPMSSVVDLESVDAIADLLVLSDEFPDRDAVSIAILTGNSGRRMLAPFTLQYEDENGDQFDVPSRLAVGDFVPLRDAAGDDHLDIITVAQPQRNLDGTSEVPEPEPADRVFHMWRVPSDGPGAALNALNASFTELPAGAEFEARCGEWTPADLDGDGFHEIVGLDGSWSCYGGVDSPPPSIVVADVAGDLGVTRFGLDVPYRAPDKLAAADLDADGDDDLLVLFRGQARPSAGGNTSDPAEGAAIVVWWNDGGELQLASESSFVVPGAHLLFDVAPARLSGDDDIPELVVLTDAGLFAASLDPDTATYQDLHRLVGEPAEGRLAVGDVDGDGLDDVAFTDGTGDVHVYLGRAAPPLGGVVGDAVAVPDQGGAP